The genome window ACATGTCACGGGTTACTCTCCTTTAATAATGGCTTTTACCGATAGTTATGTTCTTACGTCTATGTACAGTCAAATAGATTTTCAACCAACCAACGGCACGTGGCTGGCACCACTCTGTCCTCGCCTTGATACAgtaaatattttatcaatgtccCAAATGCCTGGGCCAATGACTCGCTGCATGACAGGGAGTTAGTAAAAAAATccaattaaattgtatttgtcacatccgCCGAAtaaaactggtgtagactttgccatgaaatgcttacttatgagcccttctCAACGATGGagagttaaaaaaataataatagaaataataatagtaacacgaggaacaaaataaaatacacaataattgagctatatacatggagtagaagtaccagatcattgtgTAGAGGTATGagttatgtacatgaaggcagggtaagtgactaggcatcaggatagataataataaggtatttgaagtagatatgtacatgaaggcagggtaaagtgactaggcatcaggatagataataataaggtatttgaggtagatacgtacatgaaggcagggtaagtgactaggcatcaggatagataataataaggtatttgaggtagatatgtacatgaaggcaggatatagtgactaggcatcaggatagataataataaggtatttgaagtagatatgtacatgaaggcagggtaaagtgactaggcatcaggatagatattaataataataataataaggtatttgaagtagatatgtacatgaaggcaggataaagtgactaggcatcaggatagataataataaggtatttgaggtagatatgtacatgaaggcagggtaaagtgactaggcatcaggatagataataggttcggtgtggctcagttggtagagcatggcacttgcaacgccaaCGTCATTGACCTCTTTCCAAACTTCTCAGGTCTGTACATAAATAGGGTCAAATGTGACTGGCCAGACTGTCACAAAGTAATGTTGAAGGAAAGCCATTATGGAAAACATTTTATGGGTGACAATTTGCTTTATACATGACCAACTGGACAACGTAATGTAAGATATTTAGCTAATTCTGTAATTAAATGTAAACCAGCATATCCCCTCCACACATCCGCTCATGTAAAGGTCCCAAATTGGTTTTATTCCCGCCGGGGACAAGTACGGGGAAAAAAGTAAGTAAAATGCATGCagccactactgtaagtcgctctggatacgaacgtctgataaatgactaaaatgtaaaataataatacgcgtaaaataaagaacagagtagcagtagcaaaggagtgtgaatgtgtttgtgttgtgtctgtttgcgtatatatatatatatatatatatatgtgtgtgtgtgtgtgtgtgtagtgtctcagaatgtgtgtgtgggttttgtgttgGCGTGtcaatgtgagtgtgtgtatatagtctagcgaGTGTATATAGTTTATTCATTAAAATAAAGATAGGCTATATAGATAGATGTTAAAGGTTGCTGTTTTATAACCAAATGCGCCGAACTATTATTGTTGGACAAATATAACCAAGAGAGGGCGCTATGAAACTTCAATCTTCTTAAACAAACCCTTAGAAATAGCCTAATTAAAAAACGATTACTTTTCGTTTGATTTGATAATAGAGTAACCTTAAAACATTGTCGTTATTATGTATTATCAAATCTGTAGGGGGGAAATATGGACAGGGAGAAAATATGGACAGTTATAATATTGATTATTATAATTGGCTGTATAATTTTATTCTAAACTAAATCATTCTTCCTGAGCCTTCATGCcttcattttttaaatgttgttttattgaaaattgatttaactaggcaagacagttatgaacaaattattattttacaatgacggcctacgttGAGGTGATCCGTTAAATCGTCAGTgctcaaacacattgaataaactTTACTTTGTTTAAATGTATCTAGCTAACAGCAGCGCGTGTGTCCTCAGCAATCAATAGTCCACACCTTGACCCTCACGCGCGCAAACGGACTACACTTCATCTGGTCTACTTTAGTCCACACATTTTATAGCAATAGAAGCAACCAAGTGAATAATACcttataaaattaaaataaataacaaactggcaaTATGggggttcccgagtggcgcagtggtctaaggcactgcatcttagtggtagaggcgtcactacagacaccctggttcgaattcaggctgtatcacaaccggcgtgattgggagtcccatagctcggcgcacaattggcccagcgtcgtccgggtttggcctagttaaataaaggttaaataacaatatatatatatttttttgctataCATATTAGGCCCATGTGGGATTATTGCTTGTGCAATAGGGGTttaaaatatgaatattattctTCAGGGGCCAATAATATGAGTTCTTACTGTAAAACTGGTTGAATACCCTGAATTGTTAGCTTAGGCTACAAATTATATCAACTAATTGATAAACTTAGAGCAATTATTTAGTTTATCGCCTCACCAAAGCTATATTTAATTCGGTTAATTTGTTATAACACTTCAATAAGACGGAGTAGACTAGTGAACAAGTACATGTCCTCGTCAAATACTCACCAGGCCTCAGGCCTTGGTGGGAAAAACAATTAAGATGCTTTTAAATGACTTTTTCAGCAATGTCTGAAAAATAACATCACAGAATCGTGCACGCTGCTTTTTCAACGTGCACGATGAAAAAGCAGCGTTAAAGCAGCACTTAACCCCCCCCCTTTCTGACATTAAATAAGATTAGTTTATAGTGGATCTTTTCATGAGGCTGTTCATTTTAGTTCGCGCAGGTGTACAATAGGGGGGCACGTCGAGGAGTCTCAACACTAGGTGTGAGGAGATTATTCAAATAGGGCAAGCGAAGAAGTAGGCTAGGGATTGGAGGCTCGACTGGCGCACAGACCTATATCATAGCGTTTACAGCCAGCTTTGAATGTCATTTCAACTCCAGTCATCACCAGACGCTTTTCAGCGCCCGTGGGCACGGCTGGCTGAAAGACAGACCACACATGCGCCAGTCCTTGACAGAGCATAGGCTACCAACGACCCGAATACCCCGTGGTCCCAAATCACCGTCTGTTAGAGCGCGTTTTGCCATTTCTTCTGCGGAGAAACAGTTTGAAAACTATTCGGAACTTCCATGATGCTTGGAGCAGTTAAAATGGAAGGACACGAACACACAGACTGGAGCACCTACTACGGAGAGCCCGAGGTGGGTaccttaaatatattttttcgtCTAAAGCCGATCCCATTTTATACAATTCAATATTAGCCCAGAGATAATATTAACTTTGTGATCAAATATTGACTTGAGGCGCCTCCAAATCCTGCCCCATCTCTACGCACGGCACTATCCTAACAAAGATGTTCTTGACATGTAGGGGAAACGTTTTACTCAAATTGTAATTGCATATGTCTACATTTATCTTTACAAAATCATACacagttttttattattttctttacCCATGGAGCAAATATTTGTGTTGCAGGTTCTTTAGCCTAATATCGTCCACATATATATAGCCTATGCTTATTACACACTAGAACAAGTTGATCGAGTTTCTATTTTAATGATGTTTAGCTGAGGTAAGACATGTTGACAACTCTTCGTTGTACttgcttggtgtaggctagacaTTACAATTGGTCACATCATTGAGTGAAATTATATTATTGTCAAGAAATGTTCTTTACCAAATTTAGACTTGGATTTCAACAGAGCACGAAACTGCAGTGGGATTGCTTGCTTTCACACCAATTTATTATCACACCGTTTTAATAATAGGCCTAATGATAATTGTATTGTTGttgattgttattattattgctgATATTAGGCTACTGTTATTATGTTAGTATCATAGCTATATTAAGTATACTATACATCTATAGGCTGTAGTGTCAAACTTCCTAAAATCTCAATACATAACAGGCTAACAATCTTTGTTTTCCGTCTTGCTTTCTAGTGTTACTCCTCGGTTGGCAACATGAACACAGGCCTGGGCATGAACTCAATGAACACCTACATGAGCATGTCGGGCATGAGCACTACGGCCAACATGGCAGCCAACTCCATGAACATGTCATACGTGAACACAGCCATGAGCCCCTCCATGACCGGCATGTCACCGGGCACCGGAGCCATGAACAGCATGGGCGCGGGCATGACAGCCATGAGCGCCGCGCTCAGCCCCAGCATGAGCCCCATGACCGCGCAGCCTCAGTCCATGAACTCCCTAACCTCCTCCTACGCCAACATGAACGCCATGAGCCCCATGTATGGACAGTCCAGCATCAACAGATCTAGGGACCCCAAGACATACCGGAGGAGCTACACTCACGCCAAGCCCCCGTACTCTTACATTTCCCTCATCACTATGGCAATCCAACAGTCCCCCAGCAAGATGCTGACGCTGGCTGAGATCTATCAGTGGATCATGGACCTTTTCCCGTTCTACCGACAGAACCAGCAACGCTGGCAGAACTCAATTCGCCACTCTCTGTCCTTCAATGATTGTTTCCTCAAAGTGCCTCGATCCCCAGATAAGCCCGGAAAGGGCTCGTTTTGGACCCTCCACCCGGATTCGGGAAACATGTTCGAGAACGGCTGCTATCTGAGGAGGCAGAAGCGGTTCAAGTGTGCCGGCCAAAAGAAGATGTGCAAGGAGTCGGGTCGGAAGACATCAGAAGGCGGCTCGAACAGCAGCTCGGAGAGTTGCAACGGCAACGAGTCTCCCCATTCCAACCTGTCCCCCAACGACCACAAAAGGTCTCTGTCAGACATGAAGTCGACCCAGGCTCTGAGTCCGGAGCACGCCACCTCACCGGTGTCCCATTCCCAGGCACATGGGCACCTCATGTCCCAGCATCACTCGGTCCTCGCACACGAAGCACACCTGAAACCCGAGCATCACTACTCGTTCAACCACCCCTTCTCTATCAACAACCTCATGTCCTCGGAGCAACAGCATCACAAAATGGATCTAAAGACTTACGAGCAGGTGATGCACTATTCCGGCTACGGTTCCCCCATGGCCGGGGCGCTATCCATGGGTTCAATGGGCAAAACGGGCTTAGATTCCTCGTCAATACCCGCTGATGCATCTTACTATCATGGTGTCTACTCCAGGCCTATTATGAACTCCTCATAAACTTTGACCCCAAACCTCAAACAGACCTTTTTCAGCAATTTGTACATTTGTAAAATGATAGTTTGTGCATATTATGTAGGCCTATTCCATATATTTTTGACGTTTCCCACTGATGTAGTTGTCAAGTTGGTTTAGTAAATATTTTGTAAAGGGATGTTAATAATAATGTGTCAAAATCTGTTTAAAAGTCTGCTTTGAGAATGGACCAAAACACGATTAGCCTACTGTAAAATGCATCTGAATAGcgggaattttaaatgattttaaTGCATTGTGGGAGACTAAAGTTCTTCAATCAATTGTGTAATTCTTATTTATGGCTTGTAAATGTGTATTCTTGTAGTTGACAACAAGAACAGAATCTATATTAAAgtgttatttggatttttttctGAACACAATGgtggattttatttatttatttatagcctaCGCAGCAATGCAATTATGATAATAatacaatattaaagatgattattattattagtagtagtggttgtagtaggtgTGTGCATAGGCCTATACCATTAGCAGCATCAACAGCGGCAGCACCAGATAAACCCATGCCTTATATATTTgacttagaatgacaatattcgTTTTTATTGAAAATATCAACATCAGCATCTCTTAACTATTAAAAAAGGGGTATATTATGTCgaagaaaaacacttgaaggAGGAATTACTTTAAACATTACACCACGAAAAAAAGCGTATTTTTATCTTGTCACCCATGTTCATAACGTATCGAGATGCGTCCTATGCAGTTGTGTATTGAAGATGGAGGAAAAAAAGGTTTTGATCCTATCAATGACTACAGTAAGTGGCAACATATTTTGACAATGACAAAAAAGCAAAGGCTTATAATAGTAAAAAAAGAGGCAAGAAATACACTAGATTTATATGCAGAATATTTAGCATTTCAAATTTGTAGATTTTTTTTGACTGCAGTTATTCATCTATATTGAGATCTGCACCTTCATGTCCCCtgaacaaaaatgtctaaaaagggCCTTAGGTCTCACAACGATCTTTTTTTGTGCCTGCCATGGGTAACAAGTAGACTATTCTCACTTTGGCCAAATATGTTTGATTGAATTCCATCTACCATTTTATATCGAAAATGTTAATGATATTAATATAATTAATAATAAATGCTATAATATAATTCATATGTACACAATTCCTAGGCGAACGCAACCAGCAATATTGACCACATGGCTCCTAGATATTTAGCAAACAAGAACAGCAAAACATAGGCTAAAGTATAGCTTTATGATTTGTCACAAACTTTAGATTCCAAGTGACAGTTGTGAAataggggtggagggtggagctGCTGACGACATGGCCACAAGCAGTCAACCTATGATATACAGGTGAGGACATGCACCAAACAATATCCTCCAGCTCTGCTCAACACAGTCATGTGTTTTCTGTCATAATATTATGGTGTCAATCTTTTTCAAACGTACAGTCGTGTATGATACCATATAGTCAAGGGCAGCTCAATGTCAAAAAGCAGAAACAACAACGACAGGCCTACTCATATCTTAGTGCAGAATGAAGACCAATGTTAAAATGTGCTTTATGTCCTAAGTGCTCAATAAAATTATTAGGCCTATATTAATCATTACTATTAATGATTACTAGTAATTACATTGGCACAAGGCTTTCGCTAGTCGTGTCTATAGACTATTTTACAACATAACGCATTatcacatttattacatacagtatctctctccctctttaacacacacacacacacacacacacacacacacacacacacacacacacacacacacacacacacacacacacacacacaaacacagtgtgaGTCCCCCCCTAATGGAAGACACACTAAAGTTGAGATCTTTCAAGGAAATGTGTTTCATTATTACATAAAAGTATCCCGTAGCGTCAGAGAATAGCTGTGTGCTGATTGAGAACAGTGCTGATTGAGAACAGTGTCTACTGAATGTGATGCTCTGCCTGCTTTGTTCTGTATCACTAAGCCATTGTCTGGGGATTCTTTTAAACTACTTGGAGATCCCTTCTCAATGGGCCTAAAGATAAGATATAGTTGTATTCGAAATGAATCAAAATTCTCACATTCCCAACACGACAAGACGCCCAATCTTTCACTCCACAGACCCGGGGGATACCAAGCCCCTGCCGATGTGCTTGGAAATCCAAGGGCAGAGAGGAAGTTTGTCTCCCTGCCAGATAGGACACCGGTTCACCTTCTGAACACGTAAAGGGTGCATTTATTCTCCAGTCCCTCTCACAAATCGTACTTTAAACACCAGTGATCTGCGAATAAACAAAGGCAGTAAACAATGGAGTCGAGGCTATGCCCACAATATAGGAAGTGTACATGCACAACCAAATTGCAGGAGTGTAAACTTTGAATAGGACGTCACCGCACATTTCGTTCTCTTGTTTTTAGACATAATGCTAAGCTGATTTTTTTTATAGCACACTGATCGATATCTTGGTAaaacaatacttttttttttttttaaactagcgGGGCACTGAAATCTTTGCTTTGTGCTAAAGTCAACAGTGACAGAGTTTGAGCTCAAATAAATGCCGTGATGTCTCCAGCCCTTTGCAGTAGCTGAAGGCGAGGTTGCACAATGGGCTCCGGTAGCTTGCCAATAAGCATCGACTGTATTGCACAGGTAtggacatttgatttgattgtatgTTTCCTAAATTTATTTCAATTCAATCGTTTTGTGATATGAGTTATTTGTTTGGGGTAGGCAAGATGAGAGTTGAGCGTTGACTCAAACCTGGGCTCATGAGAAAGGTCCTCGAGCAAGAGGGATTGGATTGTATGACAACGGAGTTCAAATCTTCAAAAAGGCTGAGGTGATTTGCAAGTTCTGTGATAGAGGTGGCCTCAGTGTCTTTAAATGGCGTGTCATAGAGCTATTACAGCTGATAGATATCATTGATGTCATCAGAGGAGCACTTGCGTATGGAACTCAGGTTTACACTATCAAACCCTGCGGCTACAACATTAAAATGTTGGCGTTCGGTTGGTTTATAGCCTATCCATTTTTGAGGATTCTGCTGTGTGCCTCCGGTTTTCAGAAATCAATTGGGTTTGCAATTTTCTATTGGCTTTCTTTTGGGGATGTTTTAAACATAATTTTACGCACACTGCTTGAGAATAATTCAAACACTTTAATCAATAGGCCTATGTGGAATTCTAAATGTCACCATTTTTTTATTCCATTAATTAGCTATCATAAATTATCCTCATTCTTTTCACCATCTCATTGGTACCCATTTACAATTGGTTAAGGACTTCTAATGATAATCTAtggctaataataataataataagaaaaaaACAAGGCTTCATTTATTTCTGCTTAATAATCGTACTGTATAAAAAATATACCATTGTGTTTAGAAAATATAAGTAATAACATTTGTAATGTTGAGATAAAACCGCATAATGCGCCCTAAAAACACTGGGGACAGTTTTTCAATAATTAATTCCCCTCCAATCTCGCTCTCACAAGGAGCAAGAGCCCTCGAAAATACCTATTACCCATTATTAAATGAGCGTATGCCGAAACTCTTCCTTTGATGGAGGGGATAACCCCAGTCAAGCGTCCTCCAGAGTGGAGTGAAATGGGAATGGCCTTTTGGAACCCTGGTTCAAAGGTAACCGGCCTCAATCTGCACTGGAGAACCTTTTTACCAAACGTACACGAGCGTTTACGCCACTGACATCAGTCTCCTAGGCCTACATAATACAATTTAGTTACCTAAAATACATGACATGGCGAACCTTCATTATTGTGTAGGACCATTTAAAAAGGCCTACCTCCGAAAAGTTGTTTTCGCTCAAATAGGAAAAATGGACAATAGAGATAATGAGCAGATGCCCTGGCCAGgtagacgcacgcacgcacgcgtccacacaaacacacacaccaaaaagggTTTGAAATGTCAGCAGAGAGAGATGCCTCTGCTAAGGTCATGGGCGCACCATCAGTGGCAACCTCTTCACGGTTGTTATAGCAACAAGATGAGCGTTTGTACAGCTTAAATTGGTAACCCAATTTAATTACAGTTCTTACCGATCTTCCTATTTGCATATTTCTAGATTAGGAACCAATGGCATTCCTCCAGACTGAAACCTAGTCTGGAATTCTTGGAACAAGTTGTGGTCAAACTTGGATGAAATTCCTCCTGCAGTGATCACGACAGGTTTTGTCCATTCATGCTCCCCTCTAGAGTCTGAGGCTGGATTTACTGAAAGCTTATCTGTCCTTATGTTTGCTTTTCTATTGCACGAGCTTTGGAACAAAACTGGGATAATGTTTCTCATAACACTGGGATAAATCGATACAAGCATCAAAACAAGATGTCCAGGTTTGAAACAGGTTAAAAAtaggtatttatttttaaaacataTATTGTTGTCCCGGGGTATTGTTCTTGATAATCTAAATTGCCATAGTTCATGTTCTTACTGGAACCAGAATTGCATTAGTTGAATAAAGCAATTTAATTTCTAGCAGTAAATACACATAGTCCCATAGGCATATAGGCCTACATTAACACCTGTGTTTTGATGGGTTTCCAACTCTGGCCCTATATTCCCTTTGAAAGCACTAGTAGCCTAAGCTCACATTCAGCCACCAGGGCCTGGAACACCCAAGTAGAACGGTCTCCCGGGTGATAGCGGGACACCGGTCTAACAAGCTGTAATTCTGTTTCAGCCTATTGCAGGGGTGGGACCGTCCACATACCCCGACTTAACTCCTCTTTCACGCGAAATACTCCTAATCCCATATCTTAGCAAGGGAAACTGCTATCCCACAGTATattaaaggacaacaaagtcaaaactCAAAGCCACCCATGGTTTCTTAGCAGTCAGTTCCTCTCATGATTTACGCTCATCATGTCCACCCATCTCGCTTCAATTAACATTAACATTAGTGGCCATTTTCTCAATTAGACAAGTTGACACTTTGCATGAATACTTTTCAATGCTATTCAAATAAGTGTATACGCTTAGGATACAATACATCTAGGCCTATACATTTATATAGGCCTGCAATTATTTTATCTAAATAGATTCATACAAAAAAAGGGAACATAGCTTGTCTGCTGCTGGGGGAAACCTATTTTTACACTGTGAGTAAATAAtcatatttttgttttttattatgtttatgatgatgatgattattgttattactattattattgttgttattattattattatccatgTAGACTATTGATATGATTACTCCTTTGAAATGGATGATCAAATTAAATTGATGATCAAATATGAGGCAATGTTTATATGACCCCCTCTCAAACAGTCCCTTATTTAGCACTTCTTCGCAGGTATACCCCTTTAACAAATATCAGTGGGTAACTGGTCAattgagagaggtgggggtgttgttaaaggtccaatgcagccgttttatcTAATTATTAAATCATTTCAGGGTAACAAAgtgccttactgtgattgttttcaattaaaatagtcaaaaagaaacaaaaataggttgttagcaaagaacaatttctcaaacaagaatTTTGCTAAGACTGTCTGGAAGTGATCTGAGTGGGGAGCTAGCTCTTATTAGCAGAgaagtttggaactctctttcttattggtctattaactaatttatcacctggtgatgtcaccaggcaggtcaaaactccatcccaccaaaaca of Salmo salar chromosome ssa01, Ssal_v3.1, whole genome shotgun sequence contains these proteins:
- the LOC106576115 gene encoding hepatocyte nuclear factor 3-beta, which translates into the protein MMLGAVKMEGHEHTDWSTYYGEPECYSSVGNMNTGLGMNSMNTYMSMSGMSTTANMAANSMNMSYVNTAMSPSMTGMSPGTGAMNSMGAGMTAMSAALSPSMSPMTAQPQSMNSLTSSYANMNAMSPMYGQSSINRSRDPKTYRRSYTHAKPPYSYISLITMAIQQSPSKMLTLAEIYQWIMDLFPFYRQNQQRWQNSIRHSLSFNDCFLKVPRSPDKPGKGSFWTLHPDSGNMFENGCYLRRQKRFKCAGQKKMCKESGRKTSEGGSNSSSESCNGNESPHSNLSPNDHKRSLSDMKSTQALSPEHATSPVSHSQAHGHLMSQHHSVLAHEAHLKPEHHYSFNHPFSINNLMSSEQQHHKMDLKTYEQVMHYSGYGSPMAGALSMGSMGKTGLDSSSIPADASYYHGVYSRPIMNSS